In Oenanthe melanoleuca isolate GR-GAL-2019-014 chromosome 22, OMel1.0, whole genome shotgun sequence, the following proteins share a genomic window:
- the SNRNP27 gene encoding U4/U6.U5 small nuclear ribonucleoprotein 27 kDa protein: MGRSRSRSPPRRERRRSRSTSRDRDRRRRERSRSRDRDRRRSRSRSPHRRRSRSPRRHRSSSSSPARPKERRDEEKKELKDSKKERQITEEDLQGKTEEEIEMMKMMGFASFDTTKGKKVDGAANAYAINVSQKRKYRQYMNRKGGFNRPLDFIA, from the exons ATGGGCCGCAGCCGGTCCCGGTCACCGCCGCGGCGGG AGCGCCGGCGCTCGCGTTCCACGTCCCGGGATAGGGAcaggcggcggcgggagcgaTCGCGGtcccgggacagggacaggaggaggagcCGGTCCCGCTCCCCACACCGGAGACGATCCAG GTCCCCACGCCGGCACCGCTCCAGCTCCTCGTCACCAGCCCGGCCCAAGGAGCGCCGCGATGAGGAGAAGAAGGAGCTCAAGGACTCCAAGAAGGAGCGACAGATCACAG AGGAGGATTTGCAGGGCAAGACAGAGGAGGAGATCgagatgatgaagatgatgggTTTTGCCTCTTTTGATACCACCAAG GGGAAGAAGGTGGACGGCGCTGCCAATGCCTACGCCATCAACGTGTCCCAGAAGAGGAAGTACAG GCAATACATGAACAGAAAAGGAGGATTCAACAGGCCCCTGGATTTCATCGCCTGA